In Mycobacterium sp. Aquia_216, a genomic segment contains:
- a CDS encoding TauD/TfdA dioxygenase family protein, giving the protein MTVTQTAPYRVAPASPLLGAEIVGVDLANGVDEATAEALRNDFWRYKVLVFRNQNLSPDAHVEAVRIFDEPFDHPLWLHRDQNNRLVYVFDLEKAGAASSWHVGGTWRNPPFNIESLTYQVVPEIGGRTLWADLQAAYDALSEPFRQLLDSVSAEYSAYPGDGTYHRLPVTETVEHPVVRTHRHTGRKGLFLSSSAIRLTGIEPAEGQALLPFLLAHASSPNYAVGFGWKPGDFVIWDNQATWHFAVNDYQGPRAYRKVIGG; this is encoded by the coding sequence ATGACGGTAACCCAAACCGCCCCGTATCGGGTCGCACCGGCCAGCCCGCTTCTGGGGGCTGAAATCGTCGGCGTCGACCTTGCTAACGGCGTCGACGAGGCGACTGCCGAGGCACTGCGGAATGACTTCTGGCGGTACAAGGTCCTCGTGTTCCGCAACCAGAACTTGTCCCCCGACGCACACGTCGAAGCGGTGCGGATCTTCGACGAGCCGTTTGACCATCCGCTGTGGCTGCACCGCGACCAGAACAACCGGCTGGTCTACGTCTTCGACCTGGAAAAGGCGGGCGCCGCGTCGAGCTGGCACGTGGGCGGCACCTGGCGTAACCCACCGTTCAACATCGAGTCGTTGACTTATCAGGTCGTGCCCGAAATCGGCGGCCGTACACTGTGGGCCGATCTCCAGGCGGCGTACGATGCGCTTTCCGAGCCATTCAGACAACTGCTGGACTCGGTGAGCGCCGAGTACAGCGCCTACCCGGGCGACGGCACCTACCACCGGCTCCCGGTGACCGAGACAGTCGAGCACCCGGTGGTGCGCACGCACCGCCACACCGGTCGCAAGGGTCTGTTCCTCAGCTCTTCGGCGATCCGCCTCACGGGCATCGAACCGGCCGAAGGCCAGGCATTGCTGCCATTCCTGCTGGCGCATGCATCTTCACCCAACTATGCCGTCGGATTCGGTTGGAAGCCTGGTGATTTCGTGATTTGGGACAACCAAGCCACCTGGCATTTCGCTGTTAACGATTACCAGGGACCGCGCGCCTATCGCAAGGTCATCGGCGGCTGA
- a CDS encoding MFS transporter — protein MKPHGHDERGEPDGSRLLFAAVLAVLLATGWAANHFAGLIPAIYDRQHLGRSMLDAIFAIYAVGLLPGLLIGGRLSDVLGRQPVAWAGSTTALAGTVAMLLSQHSAVLLGGRLVVGAGVGLVVSSCTAWASDMKGPAGAAVAGAVLTAGFAVGPFASGVIASVGHAGLWESFGIAAVLVALATVVAVVAAQRAAATAPVAVASGEQPAPARRDIARALSWALPLSPFVYSSATLAFVTIPTHVHTGLAAPMAAGTAALIANGVSGITQLIARARRWGPHAGTFGAVLAALGYAVTAAAPSTMPLGVGLSLLVVLGCASGLLLREGLIDLEATAPQRLRGALTGTFYTVSYFGFGLPMLLSSLGSGNAAAMVLAVMAALALTAAAARAIRLRRVSHRQSAFGTR, from the coding sequence GTGAAACCGCATGGACATGACGAACGCGGTGAACCTGATGGCTCACGACTGCTATTCGCCGCGGTGTTGGCCGTCCTGCTGGCTACCGGTTGGGCCGCCAACCACTTCGCCGGGTTGATCCCCGCGATCTATGATCGCCAGCACCTCGGCAGGAGCATGCTCGACGCGATCTTCGCGATCTACGCGGTGGGACTGCTGCCCGGCCTGCTCATCGGCGGTCGCTTGTCGGACGTGCTGGGACGCCAGCCGGTGGCCTGGGCGGGGTCGACCACCGCGCTGGCGGGCACGGTCGCAATGTTGCTGTCGCAGCATTCCGCCGTGTTGTTGGGCGGCCGTTTGGTGGTCGGGGCCGGTGTCGGGCTGGTCGTAAGCTCGTGCACCGCGTGGGCTTCGGACATGAAGGGGCCGGCAGGCGCGGCGGTCGCCGGGGCGGTCCTGACGGCGGGTTTCGCGGTCGGCCCGTTCGCATCCGGCGTGATCGCGTCGGTGGGACATGCCGGTTTATGGGAGTCGTTCGGAATCGCCGCCGTGCTCGTCGCGCTGGCGACCGTCGTCGCGGTGGTGGCGGCCCAGCGCGCGGCCGCGACCGCCCCGGTAGCCGTGGCCAGCGGCGAACAGCCGGCACCGGCGCGACGGGACATCGCGCGGGCGTTGAGTTGGGCGCTGCCACTGTCGCCGTTTGTGTATTCCTCGGCAACTCTCGCCTTCGTGACAATCCCCACCCATGTGCACACCGGGCTCGCGGCCCCGATGGCCGCAGGGACCGCCGCGCTCATTGCCAACGGCGTCAGCGGCATTACCCAACTGATCGCCCGCGCGCGTCGGTGGGGCCCGCACGCCGGCACGTTCGGAGCCGTACTGGCCGCGCTCGGCTACGCGGTGACCGCTGCGGCGCCATCGACAATGCCGCTGGGCGTCGGATTGTCACTGCTGGTGGTTCTTGGCTGCGCGTCGGGCCTGCTGCTCCGTGAGGGCTTGATTGATCTGGAAGCCACTGCGCCGCAACGCCTACGCGGTGCCCTGACCGGAACGTTTTACACGGTGAGTTACTTCGGTTTCGGATTGCCAATGCTGTTGAGCTCCCTCGGGTCCGGCAACGCCGCGGCGATGGTCCTTGCGGTGATGGCGGCGCTGGCGTTGACGGCCGCCGCAGCCCGGGCAATCCGGTTGCGACGAGTTAGCCACCGCCAGAGCGCATTCGGCACTAGGTGA
- a CDS encoding LLM class flavin-dependent oxidoreductase: MKFLLITLITHVPDPVSGAKKSTADRLREVLDKAVLAEELGFDGFAVGERHEDPFISSSPPVVLSNIAARTSKIALFTGVTTLSLLDPVRAFEDYSTLDNLSDGRLELIIGKGNGAAQAELFHVTAEDQWDRNREGYELFRLLWEGDNVTWSGRFRPPLVNAKALPRPLQSRIRVWHGSATSKDSVDLAARHGDPIFSANVVNPIEPYAELVRHYRRRWEFYGHRPGDALVGAGTAGFYVTRKSQDAVATYRPMFEARLAFARRAGMPVVFESIDDFVERSSALVGSPEQVIDKVGRYHEQLGHEVMHLSADADGVTPAQQRRSLELFQSEVAPILRARIPSRPLSAQSGRNDVVSVRQSE; encoded by the coding sequence ATGAAGTTCCTGCTGATAACGCTGATTACACATGTTCCCGATCCCGTTTCGGGTGCGAAGAAAAGCACGGCCGATCGGTTGCGCGAGGTCCTCGACAAGGCAGTGCTCGCCGAGGAACTGGGTTTCGACGGGTTCGCGGTGGGCGAGCGGCACGAGGATCCGTTCATCTCATCCTCCCCGCCGGTAGTGCTGAGCAACATCGCGGCGCGCACCTCGAAAATCGCTCTGTTCACCGGGGTTACGACGTTGAGCCTGCTCGATCCGGTCCGCGCCTTCGAGGACTACTCGACGCTGGACAACCTGTCGGACGGGCGGCTCGAGCTGATCATCGGCAAAGGCAACGGTGCCGCGCAGGCCGAGTTGTTCCACGTGACCGCCGAAGACCAGTGGGACCGCAACCGCGAGGGATACGAGTTGTTCCGGTTGCTGTGGGAGGGCGACAATGTGACCTGGTCCGGGCGATTCCGGCCGCCGCTCGTCAACGCCAAGGCACTCCCCCGGCCACTGCAGAGCAGGATTCGGGTCTGGCATGGCAGCGCGACGAGTAAGGACTCAGTCGACCTCGCGGCCCGGCACGGCGATCCGATTTTCTCCGCCAACGTCGTCAACCCCATCGAGCCGTATGCGGAGCTGGTTCGTCACTACCGGCGGCGCTGGGAGTTCTACGGCCACCGCCCCGGGGACGCCCTGGTGGGTGCGGGGACCGCCGGCTTTTACGTCACCCGGAAGTCGCAGGACGCCGTAGCCACCTATCGGCCGATGTTCGAGGCGCGCCTGGCGTTCGCGCGCCGCGCCGGGATGCCGGTGGTGTTCGAGTCGATCGACGATTTCGTCGAGCGCAGCTCGGCGTTGGTGGGCAGCCCCGAGCAGGTGATCGACAAGGTGGGTCGCTATCACGAGCAGCTCGGTCACGAGGTGATGCATCTGTCCGCCGATGCGGACGGTGTGACGCCTGCCCAACAGCGTCGCAGCCTCGAATTGTTTCAGTCCGAGGTCGCCCCCATCCTGCGCGCACGCATTCCGAGTCGCCCGCTCAGCGCGCAGTCGGGTCGCAATGATGTTGTGTCCGTTCGACAGAGTGAGTAA
- a CDS encoding ABC transporter ATP-binding protein produces the protein MSLRGVDRTFGTHTVLHEVDIEIEPGEVVALLGSSGSGKSTLLRLIAGLDSPTGGRIEIDGEAVHGIDPRCAVVFQEPRLLPWRSLAANVEYGLPPGTARAKGTGVVQHWLDVVGLRDFGEHYPRQVSGGMAQRAGLARALARRPRVLLLDEPLAALDALTRLRMQDLLDAVQQEAGTTTVLVTHDVDEAAILADRVLILRAFETGAATGGARIAATHEVAIAKPRDRGDPRIAALRGQLLDELGVPRRSSEAKAW, from the coding sequence GTGTCTCTTCGTGGCGTCGACCGCACGTTCGGAACGCATACCGTGTTACACGAGGTCGACATCGAAATCGAGCCGGGTGAGGTGGTCGCGTTGCTCGGGTCGTCGGGCAGCGGCAAGTCGACACTGTTGCGGCTCATCGCCGGCCTGGACAGTCCGACCGGTGGGCGGATCGAGATCGACGGCGAAGCCGTCCACGGAATCGACCCACGCTGCGCGGTGGTTTTCCAGGAGCCCCGGCTATTGCCCTGGCGGTCTTTGGCCGCAAACGTGGAGTATGGCCTGCCACCCGGCACGGCGCGGGCGAAAGGCACTGGTGTAGTGCAGCATTGGCTCGACGTCGTCGGGCTGCGAGATTTCGGTGAGCACTATCCGCGGCAAGTGTCTGGCGGTATGGCGCAGCGCGCGGGCCTCGCGCGTGCCCTGGCGCGCCGTCCCCGCGTTCTGTTGCTCGACGAACCGCTCGCTGCCCTCGATGCACTGACCCGACTGCGGATGCAGGACTTGCTCGATGCCGTGCAGCAAGAGGCAGGCACCACAACGGTTTTAGTGACGCATGACGTGGACGAGGCCGCGATCCTCGCCGACCGGGTGTTGATCCTGCGTGCCTTCGAAACCGGTGCAGCGACCGGCGGCGCCCGTATTGCTGCGACCCACGAAGTCGCCATCGCCAAACCACGCGACCGCGGTGATCCGCGTATCGCCGCGTTACGAGGTCAGTTGTTGGACGAACTCGGGGTACCCCGACGTAGCAGTGAGGCAAAAGCATGGTGA
- a CDS encoding DUF998 domain-containing protein produces the protein MATRCGAVLWVVAALGYLALEAITAAGFGSAYSYTRNYISDLGVDADSPQSYLIHIAFYLQGALFFLGAVFIVRIPDSPRAQIFLGLIATNAIGNLVIGTVHSGDAHRAGAALAIVGGTTAILAGAAVIPTVGDRRCYRHISELLAAVGLLSLLMLLVNSVTSNDNLLPSGAWERGSVYSIIVWQLLTGVCVISCAAAPSDARRRPRSRR, from the coding sequence TTGGCTACCAGATGCGGCGCCGTGCTCTGGGTGGTGGCAGCCCTCGGGTACCTCGCGCTCGAAGCGATCACCGCCGCGGGTTTCGGGTCCGCTTACAGCTACACGCGTAACTACATCAGCGATCTCGGGGTGGACGCCGACTCCCCGCAGTCTTATTTGATCCACATCGCGTTCTATCTGCAGGGTGCTCTGTTCTTTCTTGGCGCAGTGTTCATCGTGCGCATTCCCGATAGCCCCCGGGCCCAAATCTTTTTGGGCTTAATCGCCACGAATGCGATCGGCAACCTCGTGATCGGAACCGTGCACAGCGGCGACGCGCATCGCGCCGGCGCCGCGCTGGCAATTGTCGGAGGCACCACCGCGATTCTGGCGGGCGCCGCGGTCATCCCCACGGTCGGCGACCGGCGGTGCTACCGTCACATCTCCGAACTCCTCGCGGCCGTTGGCCTGCTGAGTCTGCTGATGTTGCTGGTTAACTCGGTCACGTCCAATGACAATCTGCTGCCGAGCGGGGCGTGGGAGCGCGGCAGCGTGTACTCGATCATCGTGTGGCAGCTGCTGACCGGCGTCTGCGTGATTAGCTGCGCTGCTGCACCATCCGATGCTCGACGGCGCCCAAGATCGCGTCGCTGA
- a CDS encoding aliphatic sulfonate ABC transporter substrate-binding protein, with protein MKGRYLTAISAIASIIAVAGCGSNAGNTASKDIHLDYAYYSPLSLVVRDQHLLENRGYNVTWVLSAGSNKANEGLRSKALDVGSTAGSAALVARANGSPIKAVDLYAGGEWTALLVAKDSPINSVADLKGKKVAVTKGTDPYFFLLQSLATAGLSPSDIEIVNLQHADGKTALERGNVDAWSGLDPFIAETIQQSGSRFIYRNPSFNSYGFLNVREDYIAAHPEAVQAVVDSYEEARKWAKAHPDQLAALLASQANIALSVAQEELSRTLVDIDPVPGDAQRAVLTRVEPIAVADSDIKSDDAGRNALSTLIEPKYIQQAH; from the coding sequence GTGAAAGGTCGCTATCTGACCGCGATTTCGGCTATCGCGAGTATCATCGCCGTAGCCGGCTGTGGCTCGAACGCCGGGAACACGGCGTCAAAGGATATCCATCTGGATTACGCCTACTACAGTCCGTTGAGTCTGGTGGTGCGCGACCAGCACCTGCTGGAGAATCGCGGCTACAACGTGACGTGGGTGCTATCGGCGGGAAGTAACAAGGCCAACGAGGGCCTGCGGTCCAAGGCGTTGGACGTCGGATCTACCGCCGGTTCCGCCGCATTGGTCGCCCGGGCCAACGGATCGCCGATCAAGGCTGTCGACCTCTACGCCGGAGGGGAGTGGACGGCATTGCTTGTCGCCAAGGACTCGCCGATCAACTCGGTGGCCGACCTGAAGGGCAAGAAGGTCGCCGTCACCAAGGGCACCGATCCGTACTTCTTCCTGTTGCAATCGCTTGCCACAGCCGGGCTTTCGCCAAGCGACATCGAGATCGTCAATTTGCAGCATGCCGACGGCAAGACCGCCCTGGAACGCGGAAACGTCGACGCATGGTCCGGGCTGGACCCTTTCATCGCGGAGACGATCCAGCAATCAGGCTCCCGTTTCATCTACCGCAATCCGAGTTTCAATTCTTACGGCTTCTTGAACGTTCGGGAGGATTACATCGCCGCCCACCCGGAGGCCGTCCAGGCGGTGGTCGACAGCTATGAGGAGGCCCGGAAGTGGGCGAAGGCGCACCCAGATCAACTGGCAGCATTGCTGGCCTCGCAGGCGAACATAGCGCTGAGCGTGGCGCAGGAGGAACTGAGCCGGACACTGGTGGACATCGATCCGGTGCCGGGGGACGCGCAGCGGGCGGTGCTGACTCGAGTGGAGCCGATCGCGGTCGCCGACTCCGATATCAAATCCGACGACGCCGGCCGCAACGCACTGAGCACGCTGATCGAGCCGAAGTACATTCAGCAAGCTCACTGA
- a CDS encoding ABC transporter permease, translating into MGLIVPVLLLGIWQLATAGTGYFSPSQLPPPADVVSALGDLLRRGELWTHLQASGSRVLVGYLAGTVAGLTLGSLIGLSVEVRRLLGPTVAAFRTVPSLAWVPLLLLWFGIDETPKILMVAIGAFFPVYTTTASALSHVDPQLLEVGRAYGRRGVSLLTTVMLPAAAPELVNGLRLGLANAWLFVVAAELIASSKGLGFLLLDSQNTGRTDVMLLAIVLLAALGKLSDAILGAVEHRMVQQRS; encoded by the coding sequence GTGGGCTTGATTGTGCCGGTGCTGCTGCTGGGGATCTGGCAGCTTGCCACCGCCGGCACGGGGTACTTCTCGCCCAGCCAGCTTCCACCTCCGGCCGATGTGGTGTCCGCGCTGGGCGACCTGCTCCGGCGCGGTGAACTGTGGACTCACCTGCAGGCCAGCGGTTCTCGAGTTCTGGTCGGCTACCTGGCCGGCACCGTCGCGGGGCTGACGCTTGGTTCACTCATCGGGCTATCGGTGGAAGTGCGCCGATTGCTGGGGCCGACCGTCGCAGCCTTTCGGACTGTGCCTTCCTTGGCGTGGGTGCCGTTGCTGCTCCTATGGTTCGGCATTGACGAGACGCCGAAGATTCTGATGGTTGCCATCGGTGCGTTTTTCCCCGTCTACACGACGACGGCGTCGGCGCTGTCGCACGTCGACCCGCAGCTGTTGGAAGTCGGACGGGCCTACGGCCGGCGCGGCGTCTCGCTGTTGACGACGGTGATGTTGCCCGCCGCGGCACCCGAATTGGTGAATGGGCTCCGATTAGGACTGGCCAACGCGTGGCTGTTCGTCGTCGCAGCCGAGCTGATCGCCTCGTCGAAGGGTCTGGGCTTTCTCCTCCTCGACAGCCAAAACACCGGCCGCACCGACGTGATGCTGCTGGCAATCGTCCTGCTGGCCGCATTGGGCAAACTCAGCGACGCGATCTTGGGCGCCGTCGAGCATCGGATGGTGCAGCAGCGCAGCTAA
- a CDS encoding catalase family peroxidase, with protein sequence MPLATDEKLLRLSDEILATFTQIFGEHPGIRPAHGKGVLLNGTFAPAAAAADLSIAQHFQQASTPVLVRFSDSTGLPDIPDTDPNTLPKGIAVRFVLGEHLHTDVIAHSVDGFPARTGDEFLEFLRALATSDPANLAGSPLEAFLGSHPAALRFVQAPKPFPASFAQEAYFGVSALKFVNAAGERRFGRYHVIPEAGTEYLDESVVPSKDANYLFSEIRERIAAAPVRFTLAVQLAEDGDAVDDATVSWPSDREVRKLGILELTSPAIDDAAQQKHIIFDPIPRLPGIEPSDDPLLELRAALYLISGRRRRAA encoded by the coding sequence ATGCCATTAGCGACAGATGAAAAGCTACTGCGACTCAGCGATGAGATACTGGCGACATTCACTCAAATCTTCGGTGAGCATCCCGGGATCCGTCCGGCACACGGCAAAGGCGTCCTGCTGAATGGAACGTTTGCGCCTGCGGCCGCCGCGGCCGACCTGTCCATCGCCCAACATTTCCAGCAGGCCTCGACGCCCGTCCTGGTGCGTTTCTCCGACTCGACCGGACTCCCGGACATTCCGGACACCGATCCGAACACTCTCCCCAAAGGAATCGCGGTCCGATTCGTCCTGGGCGAACACCTGCACACCGACGTCATCGCCCATTCCGTCGATGGCTTCCCGGCACGCACTGGCGACGAATTCCTGGAATTCTTGCGGGCGCTGGCTACCAGTGACCCGGCTAACCTGGCCGGGTCGCCGCTGGAAGCCTTCCTCGGTTCGCACCCCGCGGCGTTGCGTTTCGTGCAGGCGCCCAAGCCCTTCCCGGCCAGCTTCGCACAGGAGGCGTACTTCGGCGTGAGCGCGCTCAAATTCGTCAATGCCGCGGGAGAGCGCAGATTCGGCCGCTACCACGTGATCCCGGAGGCGGGAACCGAATACCTCGATGAGTCCGTCGTGCCGTCCAAGGATGCTAACTATTTATTCAGCGAAATCCGCGAGCGCATCGCGGCCGCTCCGGTGCGCTTCACACTGGCGGTGCAGCTCGCCGAAGACGGTGATGCCGTCGACGACGCCACCGTCAGTTGGCCGTCGGACCGGGAGGTCAGGAAGCTCGGCATTCTCGAGCTGACTAGCCCCGCCATCGACGACGCCGCGCAGCAGAAACACATCATCTTTGACCCGATCCCCCGGCTGCCGGGAATCGAACCGTCCGACGATCCGCTGCTCGAGCTGCGCGCCGCGCTCTACCTGATCAGCGGGCGCAGGCGCCGGGCCGCGTAG
- a CDS encoding GNAT family N-acetyltransferase, with protein sequence MTTTDRALDVLDFVAVHQTDLLVAPQLEGLAVEYSARYGGDSTRKHGELLAYPAEEFEPPGGVLTVALCDGAPVAGGAFRRYDSTTAELKRIWTASAYRRRGYGKRVVAELERIALQRGYTRVYLTTGWRQPEAVALYRSMGYTPLYDQSLRSAEIGRHPFEKSLLGEDFG encoded by the coding sequence GTGACGACAACCGACCGAGCCCTCGATGTGTTGGACTTTGTTGCCGTCCACCAGACCGATCTCCTCGTAGCGCCTCAACTCGAGGGACTTGCCGTCGAGTACAGCGCCCGCTACGGCGGCGACTCCACACGAAAGCACGGCGAGCTACTCGCCTATCCGGCCGAAGAATTCGAACCCCCGGGCGGCGTACTCACCGTGGCGCTGTGCGACGGGGCGCCCGTCGCGGGCGGCGCGTTTCGTCGCTATGACTCGACGACGGCAGAGCTCAAACGCATCTGGACCGCATCGGCCTATCGGCGGCGCGGTTATGGCAAGCGCGTGGTCGCCGAGCTGGAGCGAATCGCGTTGCAGCGCGGGTACACTCGCGTCTACCTGACGACGGGGTGGCGGCAGCCCGAGGCGGTGGCCCTCTACCGATCGATGGGGTACACCCCGCTTTACGATCAATCGCTGCGCTCGGCGGAAATTGGCCGACATCCGTTCGAAAAGTCGCTGCTTGGTGAGGATTTCGGATGA
- a CDS encoding SAM-dependent methyltransferase — translation MSRSAGDTWDIVSSVGLTALGVCAGRALDAALDPPLANDDYAAGFVAAAGEPNLSAAVANTDMDSAAAFNAQWVGVRTRFFDDFFTQAGQSGTRQAVILAAGLDSRAYRLAWPADYVVFEVDQRRVLEFKQQVLEDRGAVPRARRVTVAVDLRDDWAGALTAAGFDPEQPTAWALEGLLPYLPGAAQDALFDKLHELSAEGSQIAAELGPVPGELREFAEEMAAISQLSAQHPVADLWYDDPRANTKDWLAERGWTITGIDLMDKAAHEYGRPFHGLPPIFERLLRDKFFTALRNR, via the coding sequence ATGTCCCGATCAGCCGGCGACACCTGGGACATCGTGTCGAGTGTCGGGCTGACCGCGTTGGGTGTCTGTGCCGGGCGTGCCCTCGATGCCGCTCTGGATCCTCCCCTGGCGAATGACGATTACGCCGCCGGCTTTGTCGCCGCCGCCGGTGAGCCGAATCTCAGTGCCGCGGTGGCGAACACCGACATGGACAGCGCGGCGGCGTTCAACGCCCAGTGGGTAGGGGTCCGTACGCGGTTCTTCGACGACTTCTTCACGCAGGCCGGGCAATCCGGGACACGTCAGGCGGTCATCTTGGCGGCCGGCCTGGATTCCCGTGCGTACCGGTTGGCATGGCCGGCCGATTACGTCGTTTTCGAAGTCGACCAGCGGCGGGTGCTGGAGTTCAAGCAGCAGGTTCTGGAAGACCGGGGCGCTGTGCCTCGGGCGCGACGTGTCACCGTCGCCGTCGACCTGCGCGACGATTGGGCGGGGGCCCTGACCGCGGCGGGATTCGACCCCGAACAACCGACGGCGTGGGCGCTCGAAGGCTTGCTGCCTTACCTTCCTGGCGCCGCCCAGGACGCACTGTTTGACAAGCTGCACGAACTGTCGGCGGAGGGCAGCCAGATAGCCGCGGAATTGGGGCCGGTGCCCGGGGAGCTGCGGGAATTCGCCGAGGAAATGGCGGCGATCAGCCAACTCTCGGCACAGCACCCGGTCGCCGACCTGTGGTATGACGACCCGCGCGCGAACACCAAAGATTGGCTGGCCGAACGCGGTTGGACGATCACCGGCATCGACTTGATGGATAAGGCCGCACACGAATACGGCCGACCGTTCCACGGACTGCCGCCGATATTCGAACGACTGTTGCGGGACAAATTCTTCACCGCCCTGCGCAATCGTTGA
- a CDS encoding DUF1684 domain-containing protein, which yields MTTSADTTVGTFEAAWNKWHSERERSYADPFGWVSLTGLYWITEEFDAVADLPGRWRADREAVYIQGIDGTDRLEPVEGARGLLVQSGDRRIEVIRRTGSVALRVHDPKSPHLKAYNGIPAYPPSERWRVVGNFTPYEEPRIVTTGAVVEGLEHHLRAVGVIDFVLAGTASALVAFGDTSSGLRVLFTDATSGVTTYPGARVLSIDAPDADGTVTLDFNRASNLPCAFTDYATCPVAPAENRLAVAVEAGEKNPR from the coding sequence ATGACTACTAGCGCAGATACCACCGTAGGAACGTTCGAGGCAGCGTGGAACAAATGGCACTCTGAGCGTGAACGCTCTTACGCTGATCCATTCGGCTGGGTCAGCCTCACCGGCTTGTACTGGATCACCGAAGAATTCGATGCCGTCGCCGACCTTCCGGGACGATGGCGCGCCGACCGTGAGGCGGTGTACATCCAGGGAATCGACGGAACCGACCGGCTCGAACCAGTCGAGGGCGCACGGGGATTGCTGGTGCAGTCCGGTGACCGCCGCATCGAGGTGATCCGCCGAACAGGGTCGGTCGCGTTACGCGTGCACGATCCGAAGTCGCCGCACCTTAAGGCGTACAACGGTATTCCCGCGTATCCACCGAGCGAACGGTGGCGGGTGGTCGGCAATTTCACACCGTATGAGGAGCCGAGGATCGTCACCACGGGCGCTGTCGTAGAAGGACTCGAACATCACCTGCGCGCCGTCGGCGTCATCGACTTCGTACTGGCGGGCACCGCGTCTGCGCTGGTCGCATTCGGAGACACCTCGAGCGGGTTGCGCGTGCTATTCACCGACGCGACAAGCGGAGTGACGACATACCCTGGCGCCAGGGTGCTTTCGATCGACGCGCCGGACGCCGACGGAACGGTGACGCTCGACTTCAACCGAGCATCCAACCTGCCGTGCGCATTCACCGACTACGCGACCTGCCCGGTAGCTCCCGCCGAGAACAGGCTTGCCGTTGCCGTGGAGGCCGGCGAGAAGAATCCGCGATGA
- a CDS encoding alpha/beta hydrolase fold domain-containing protein, with product MPELDGRLITASMTDFIDTPLWSRPRAIVSWDCYLGSGRAGTADVPIYAAPARATELAGLPPAYVSVMHFDPLRDEGVAYALAMLAAGVSVELHLFPGTFHGSMLIQDAAISKREGAEKIAVLRQALAL from the coding sequence GTGCCCGAGCTCGACGGTCGACTCATCACGGCGAGCATGACGGACTTCATCGATACCCCACTTTGGAGTCGTCCCCGAGCAATCGTCAGCTGGGACTGTTACCTGGGTTCCGGTCGCGCCGGCACCGCTGACGTACCGATCTACGCGGCGCCGGCTCGTGCCACCGAGTTGGCGGGTCTGCCGCCCGCGTACGTCTCGGTGATGCACTTCGATCCACTTCGCGACGAAGGTGTCGCCTACGCGTTGGCCATGCTTGCCGCAGGCGTGAGTGTCGAATTACATTTATTCCCAGGGACTTTCCACGGCTCGATGCTGATCCAGGATGCGGCGATCTCCAAGCGTGAGGGGGCAGAGAAGATCGCGGTGCTGCGCCAAGCACTGGCGCTGTAG